Proteins from one Palaemon carinicauda isolate YSFRI2023 chromosome 26, ASM3689809v2, whole genome shotgun sequence genomic window:
- the LOC137620254 gene encoding probable glutamate receptor: MALEGHHLTVAIGYWMPWCEISRHANGSLIVSGVAIEVFELIASKLNFTYTFVHEPSDEWGRKLTNDTWTGMIGMLDRKEVDMAVGPFSVTYERSSAVDFSLDLHVDQYGIFLPRPLMEEDLMAFLKPFPWQMWLALIIVMIISMIAGMLMDYLLVKFSGSKVVTFRPVWIIRALVNEPAETAPTSDTGRIFTATWLIVALIIDTAYSGVLTSLLTIPIVTVPVDSLDDLVAQDKIPWAVERGSAMQQLFMSAKGDIYKKIYDGAKLVKSAFDERDRIKSLRMAVVCDQFSMKKVMNDDFAETGKCNYYIARKPIKSSSMAYAFQKGSWITPHFDRWMGPLKESGVISKKINSLTSNATACMVAPGKEMGTVVEPLSMTNMTGIFLLVLTGMLIGLFLLMAERLVYFSKASKHKQGKNRPSNASAPRATRPR, translated from the exons ATGGCACTCGAAGGACACCATCTTACAGTGGCTATTGGATACTGGATGCCCTGGTGTGAAATTAGTCGCCACGCTAACGGGTCTCTGATCGTGTCTGGCGTTGCCATCGAGGTCTTCGAACTCATTGCTTCCAAGTTAAACTTCAC ATATACCTTCGTCCACGAACCGAGTGACGAATGGGGTCGAAAACTTACAAATGACACCTGGACAGGAATGATAGGGATGCTGGACAGAAAG GAAGTAGATATGGCTGTGGGGCCCTTTAGTGTCACCTATGAAAGATCATCAGCTGTTGACTTTTCTTTGGACTTACATGTAGACCAGTATGGAATCTTCTTGCCACGGCCACTGATGGAAGAGGACTTGATGGCTTTCTTGAAACCATTCCCCTGGCAA atgTGGCTGGCCCTTATCATCGTCATGATCATCAGTATGATTGCAGGAATGCTCATGGATTACCTGCTGGTCAAATTCTCTGGAAGCAAAGTGGTTACTTTTCGACCAGTTTGGATCATCAGAGCGTTAGTTAATGAAC CTGCTGAAACTGCTCCAACAAGCGATACAGGACGAATATTCACGGCTACGTGGCTAATAGTAGCCCTGATCATCGACACGGCTTACAGTGGTGTGCTAACTTCTCTACTAACAATACCCATTGTCACTGTACCCGTGGATTCTCTGGACGACCTAGTTGCACAGGACAAAATCCCTTGGGCTGTTGAAAGGGGATCAGCAATGCAACAGCTGTTCATG TCCGCAAAAGGCGACATCTACAAGAAAATCTACGACGGTGCAAAGCTTGTGAAAAGTGCCTTTGACGAACGAGATCGAATAAAAAGTCTAAGAATGGCTGTTGTCTGCGACCAGTTTTCTATGAAAAAG gtaaTGAATGATGATTTTGCTGAAACTGGGAAGTGCAATTATTACATTGCTAGGAAGCCAATTAAGTCTTCCTCTATGGCATATGCATTTCAGAAAGGCAGCTGGATCACTCCCCACTTTGATAGATG GATGGGTCCACTTAAAGAATCTGGGGTGATATCGAAGAAAATCAACAGCTTGACATCGAATGCCACAGCCTGTATGGTAGCCCCAGGAAAGGAAATGGGCACTGTTGTAGAGCCACTATCTATGACTAACATGACTGGTATTTTCCTGCTAGTTTTAACAG GCATGTTGATAGGGCTTTTCCTCTTAATGGCAGAAAGATTGGTCTACTTCTCAAAAGCTTCTAAACACAAACAAGGAAAAAACAGACCTTCCAATGCATCTGCACCCAGGGCTACTAGACCAAGATAG